The following DNA comes from Miscanthus floridulus cultivar M001 chromosome 5, ASM1932011v1, whole genome shotgun sequence.
ATCTTTTGGCTTCACTGTTTATTATTTTTAATGTAATAGTAATAATAACTTACTCGCTTGCTtatttgcttttttttttctacTAATAAGCGAGAAATAAATTCCAAGGGCAAAGAGGGAAAACCATTTTTTCAGATTCTTTTCCCTGCTCAGAACCTTCCTTCCCAAGTTTCCACGCCCCCTGTTTTACCCTTCTAAAAACTTTACATTCAGGTTAAAAAAAGGGTGCCCCCTGCCCGCTAATGTTAGCCAAAAAGGTAAAACAAAAGGCAAGAAAAACAAGGCTAATCCACTGGCTGCGGCCGGGGATCGTCATCAGACGGCCGGCATGGTCTCGTGGCGCAGCGCGGCGAGATCCGACGGCCCGTATGCGTCGTTTTCGACGAACGCGAACAGGCCGGCGTCGAAGCCGTCGTCGTCCCACGCGGCCGCTGCGGcgacggccgcggccgcggcctccGGCGAGTAGCCGCCGCCTCCGTCTATCTCGTCCTCGAAGCCCCAGATCTGGCCGCCGTCGAGCGCGGACTCCGGCGGCGCCCAGGCGAGGCCGCCGGCCTCGTCGGACGAGGAGGCTGAGGCGCCCGCCGGCGGCAGCCCCAGCTCGTCGTCCGAGGCCTCCAGCAGGAACCCCAGCTccggttgctgctgctgcgtcgGCGGCGCCCCCACGGCCTCGTCGAAGCTAGCTATCTCCTCCTCCAGGCTCCGTATGACGGAGGCTAAgtcgccggcggcggccgcgtcGGTGTCGTCATCGAGCATGTCGAGTAGGTCCTGCGGCCGCAGCCTCTTCGCGCCGGCTGCCTCCGGCAACGCGGCGGCCtctccggcggcggcgaggtccACCGCCTCCCGCGCCCGCTTGTGAGAAGAGCTCTCCATGAAATGAGCAAACGAACGACtggcttttgtttttctcttcttgctcctcctcctcctctctctcgctGTGTACACGTACGCCGAGCAAGGCAGAGCGAGACGAGGCAGCGATAACGCGAGGGCAAAGACGCCAAGAGGACAAAAAGCAAGGTGTTTTGCGCAGCGTCGCCGAGTTGGGGGCCGCCTTATATAGCGTTGCCCGCCCGTGGGCGGCTGTGCGGACGCCGGCTCTCGCAGGGGTGTTTCCGCAAAATTCGCCCGCCCGCGCGGTTTTGGTTTGGTCGCGAGTGCGTgcgggcggtggtggtggtgcagcgGGCACTACGTACTCCTCCTCCTAGTCCTTCTCCTTTCCCTCGTTTCGTTCGTTTGCTAGCTTTTCTTTATTTGGTTGCCGTGTGGGGGGCTGCGCCGCgacgacggacggacggacggacggggaCTGTGATGTGTGCGTTG
Coding sequences within:
- the LOC136449631 gene encoding uncharacterized protein, translating into MESSSHKRAREAVDLAAAGEAAALPEAAGAKRLRPQDLLDMLDDDTDAAAAGDLASVIRSLEEEIASFDEAVGAPPTQQQQPELGFLLEASDDELGLPPAGASASSSDEAGGLAWAPPESALDGGQIWGFEDEIDGGGGYSPEAAAAAVAAAAAWDDDGFDAGLFAFVENDAYGPSDLAALRHETMPAV